Within Dysgonomonas sp. HDW5A, the genomic segment CCAAATCTTCATAAGCAGAAAGAGCTTTCAAAACATCTTTATACTGTTCAAGGCTCATATAGCATTCTGCCAGAGAAAGATATAACAAACTTTCATCCGGAGACATTTTAATACATTCTTTCAGCATTTCAATGGCTTCTTCTGACCGCTCAGATAATAACAGACAATGGGCTTTTAATTTGAGAATATTTATATTAGTCTCGTCCAGAGCTAAAGCAAAATCAAAAGCGTCAATCGCTTTCTCAAAATCTTCCTCAAGAGAATATAACTTACCCAGCATTATCCAGCTATCTATTGAATAAGGGTCTGCATCCAATATCTGATTACAGACTATAATAGCAGAAGCGAAATCGGATTTAACCTCATAAGCATATGCAAGGTCATTAAGTACTTCCATGTTATTAGGGTCATACTCTAAGCTCTTCTCAAAATAAAGAATTGCCTCATCATAATACTCTGCCCCTACATAAAGAAAGCCCAATTCCGATAATATCACATCCAGATCGGTATCTTCATCACTCAATATCTCAGCCGTCAATTCATATGCTTCTGCATACAAATCTAAGTGAAGCAAACACTCTATCTTCAATAGATAAAGCTCAAAATCATAAGAAGAAAATCGAGAATTAAGATAATGTAAAGCAGTAGTGTATTTGGCATCATAAACCAAATACTTCCCAAACCTCAACATTAAAGCCTCATTATCAGGATGAATACTCAGCCCAAGATCAACTATCTCACGGGCTGTTTCAATATCATCCAATTTATCATAGTACTCAGCCAAATCATCGTATTCATCGGCATCAAAGTACATGCTCTTACCCGTCAGAAGCATTTGCTCATAACGGGCTAGTAAATCAGAGATATCACGTTCTTCCATAAACAATATATTTACTTATCTTTCATTTTACTCCATGAATCTTTTAGTGTAACTGTTCTATTAAACACCAAATGATCGGGAGTAGAGTCTGGATCAACATTAAAATACCCAATCCTTTGAAATTGAAAATGATCGTAAGCTTTAGCTTCTTTCAAATAAGACTCTGCTTTACAGCCTGTTTTCACAATCAATGATTCGGGATTCAAAAAGTCTCTAAAATCACCCTCTTTTTCATCTCCCGGATTTTCCGATAGAAAAAGACGATCATACAAACGAGCATCTATATCTACAGCATCTTCAGTTGACACCCAATGGATAGTCCCTTTTACCTTGCGGTTACTTTCAGCCATACCACTTTTGGTCATCGGATCATATTCGGCATATACCTCTATAACATTTCCGGCTTCATCATGTTTACACCCTGTACATTTTATTATATAACCATGTTTCAAGCGCACTTCCTGTCCGGGAGTAAGGCGGAAATATTTTTTAGGAGCATCCTCCATAAAATCATCTTTCTCGATATATAGTTCACGAGAAAATACCACTTTATGGCTTCCTGAATTTTCATCTTCAGGATTATTTTGTGCATCCATTATCTCAGTTTGACCTTCGGGATAATTCGTCAATATCAGTTTTATAGGATCCATAACAACTGACACACGCGTTGCCCTTTTATTCAGGTCTTCACGAATAGCATATTCCAACAAAGCAACATCTATTACACCATCATATTTGGTATAACCAATCCTGTCAATAAAGTTACGTATCGATTCGGGCGTATATCCTCGTCTTCTAAATCCGCTAATGGTAGGCATACGAGGGTCATCCCAACCGTTTACCAATCCCTCTTTCACCAATTGTAACAGCTTGCGCTTACTCATCATTGTGTAAGTAAGATTCAAACGGTTAAATTCATATTGAGCCGGACGATAATCACTGGTAGCCAATTGATCTATAAACCAATCATAAAGAGGACGATGAAC encodes:
- a CDS encoding tetratricopeptide repeat protein — translated: MEERDISDLLARYEQMLLTGKSMYFDADEYDDLAEYYDKLDDIETAREIVDLGLSIHPDNEALMLRFGKYLVYDAKYTTALHYLNSRFSSYDFELYLLKIECLLHLDLYAEAYELTAEILSDEDTDLDVILSELGFLYVGAEYYDEAILYFEKSLEYDPNNMEVLNDLAYAYEVKSDFASAIIVCNQILDADPYSIDSWIMLGKLYSLEEDFEKAIDAFDFALALDETNINILKLKAHCLLLSERSEEAIEMLKECIKMSPDESLLYLSLAECYMSLEQYKDVLKALSAYEDLVGETPESMAKKAHAYLLQGKIDEAVEFIDKALNADSDSFDVNMIAGEVYLKLNIPSGAEIFYKKALTLNEENAEEVLEKLVSVYLRKDELLNAIECQERLFEITESTQSHEKLALLYMENGDKESFQAAIESFDDESLFSILSVFYPNDMSDPPSRESMLLRLNEAYECRLLYKNIKY
- a CDS encoding glutamine--tRNA ligase/YqeY domain fusion protein, encoding MSEITPTEEKKSLNFIEVIVEKDLQEGKDGGRIQTRFPPEPNGYLHIGHAKAICLDFGLAQKYKGICNLRFDDTNPVKEDVEYVDAIMEDIQWLGFDWANVYYASDYFPKLWDFAIQLIKEGKAYIDEQSAEEIAKQKGTPTQAGTHSPYRDRPIEENLDLFEKMNQGVFEEGSMVLRAKIDMASSNMHFRDPIIYRIIKQAHHRTGNQWYAYPMYDFAHGQCDYFEGVTHSICTLEFVVHRPLYDWFIDQLATSDYRPAQYEFNRLNLTYTMMSKRKLLQLVKEGLVNGWDDPRMPTISGFRRRGYTPESIRNFIDRIGYTKYDGVIDVALLEYAIREDLNKRATRVSVVMDPIKLILTNYPEGQTEIMDAQNNPEDENSGSHKVVFSRELYIEKDDFMEDAPKKYFRLTPGQEVRLKHGYIIKCTGCKHDEAGNVIEVYAEYDPMTKSGMAESNRKVKGTIHWVSTEDAVDIDARLYDRLFLSENPGDEKEGDFRDFLNPESLIVKTGCKAESYLKEAKAYDHFQFQRIGYFNVDPDSTPDHLVFNRTVTLKDSWSKMKDK